GGTCATAAAGTACTGATGGATTCATCCGAGGAAAACGGTGGTAAAAATAATGGCGTACGCCCCATGCAAATGGTGATCATGGGCCTGGGCGGCTGTTCTGCCATAGATGTACTGATGATCCTTAAGAAACAACGCCAGGAAGTGACCGATTTCCGCATCGAAATTGAAGCAGAAAGAGAGAAAGGAAAAGAGCCGTCACTTTGGGAAACCGCTCATATCGTTTTTCATTTTAAAGGCAATATAGACGCGGATAAAGCTGCCCGTGCAGTGGAATTATCCATGAACAAGTACTGCTCTGTGGCTGAAACCCTACGTCAGGGAAATACCAAACTGACCTGGGAAGTGAAACTGAACGCTTAATCGCTGTAATTCCATATCCATGAGCTACGACAAACATCAATACCAGCCGGATACCAATGCTGTGAGGATTCAGACGCCTAAGACGGATCAGATGGAGCATTCTTCTCCCATGTTCCTGACCTCCAGTTTCTGTTATGACAACGCGGAAGAAATGCGCGCCACTTTTGCGGATGAAGTGGAACGGAATATCTACAGCCGTTTCAGCAATCCTAACGTGGACGAATTTATACAGAAAATGTGCGCATTGGAAGGAGGAGAGGATGGTTATGCCACTGCCTCCGGGATGAGCGCTATTTTCGCGAGTTTTATGGCCCTGCTGAAGGCCGGCGATCACCTGCTGTCGTCCCGTTCTGTTTTCGGATCTACCCACACCGTGATCACTAAATTCCTGCCTAAATGGGGGATCGAAACTTCCTATTTCGATATGAACGATCCCGGCAGTATCGAAGCCATGATCAGGCCCAATACCCGGATGATCTTCGTGGAAACGCCGTCTAATCCGGGTCTGGAGATCATCGACCTGGAACTGCTGGCAAACATCGCCAATAAGCATAACATCGTGCTGAATGTCGACAACTGCTTTGCTACACCGGTGCTGCAGCGGCCGTTAGCACTGGGCGCTCATCTGGTAACGCATTCCGCTACCAAGTGGATCGACGGTCAGGGGCGTGTGCTCGGTGGCGTTATAGTAGGGAACAAGGAACTGATCAAAGAAATACATACCTTCTGCAGAAGCACCGGCCCGGCCATGTCGCCCTTCAACGCCTGGGTGCTGAGTAAAAGCCTGGAAACCCTCTTTGTAAGGATGGAACGTCACTCCGGCAGCGCCCTGAAACTGGCGCAGACGCTGGAAAGCAATCCACACCTGCTGTCGGTGAAGTATCCTTTGCTGCCCAGTCATCCACAATACAACATTGCCACCAAACAAATGACCGGTGGCGGCGGTATCGTTTGCTTTGAGCTAAAAGGCGGCCTCGAACAGGGCGTTCGCTTCCTGGATTCGTTGAAACTGCTCTCGCTGACAGCCAACCTGGGCGACAGCCGCAGCATCGCGTCGCATCCGGCCAGCACTACCCACGCCAAACTCAGCCCGGAAGAAAAAGCTATTGCCGGTATAACGCCAGGGCTTATACGAATTTCTGTTGGCCTGGAGAATATTAAAGATATTACGGAAGATATAGAACAGGCGCTGGAAGCATCCAGCCGCTAGCCCGTAGCCATTAGCTTTTAGTTGCCCGGTTGCGATACTTCGAAACTAAAAGCTAATGGCTATACTATTTTTCGCTATATTCGTTCAATAGCTTCGGTTATGAAAGGCTTCGGACATTTTCTCTTTATACTTATTCTCGCCTATGTGGCAGGTATAGCATTGCCCTGGTGGAGCGTGGCGCTGGTCGCCTTCCTGGTAACCCTCGTCTTACCCCTGTCTCCCGGAAAATCATTCTTCAGCGCTTTTATGGCTGTTTTCGTGCTATGGCTCTTCCTTACTTTTTATGCAGATGTAAGGAACGACCATCTGCTGGCTAACCGCATGAGCGAGATGATCCTGAAAGTAAAAAGCGCGCCATTGATAGGAGTGCTGAGTGCTTTCATAGGCGCACTGGTAGCGGGATTTGCCGCCAGCACTGCCGCTTTTCTCAGAGCCTCGAAGAAGCCTGCCTGATTCCTTATCGTGGTTGTTAAAATTCTGGTAAAACAACTGAACACCGCGCATTGCTGATTTACAGGCTGTTATTTTTGAGCACATGATAAAACTCCTGTCTGCCCTGTTTTGCATTCTCTTTACGTTTCACTGCCAGGCCAATACGGTCAAAGGGCGGGTGACAGATGATAAAGATCACCCCCTTCCTTTTGCTACCATCTTTATTAAAGGAACAACCAACGGCACTACTACCAATGCCGCAGGCCAGTACCAGCTGGAGCTGGCGCCCGGTCAATATACGGTGGTTTGCCAATATATAGGCTATCGCAGAACCGAATTGCAGCTGACCGTCGATGCCCCTTCACAAACCCTCGATTTTCACCTGCTGCCCGTTAATATGCAGATCCGGGAAGTGGTCGTGAAAGCCGGCGCAGAAGATCCTGCCTATGCTATTATCCGCGCTGCTATCAAAAAGCGGCGTTTCTATCAGGAACAGGTGAAGGAATACACCTGTATGTCATACATCAAAGGCACCATTGGCATGAATGGCGTGCCTAACCGCTTCCTTGGGAAAAAGGTCGATAAAACCGATATGGGCGTAGACAGCGCCGGTAAAGGGATGGTATTTCTATCGGAATCCGTTACAAAAATTTCCGCACGACTGCCGGATAGGATCAAACTTGAAGTGATCTCCTCCCGGAAAAGCGGTGGTGGCTTCGGTCTTAGCTTCCCCGCCATCATCAGCTTCTACGATAACAACGTGGCAGCGGTCATCACACAGATGGGTCCGCGCGGTTATATATCTCCCATTGCTGAAAATGCACTCGCTTACTACAAATACCGGCTGGAAGGAACCTTTGTGGAAGACGGCAGAACCGTCAATAAAATACAGGTGATACCCCGCCGGAAACAGGAACCCTTGTTTTCCGGTTATATCTTCATCACCGATGGCGACTGGCGCATACACAGCACCGACCTGATCCTCACCAGCGAATACCAGCTGGAGCTGATGGATTCCCTGGAAATCAGGCAAACACATGTACCGGTAACTGCTGATATCTGGCGGGTGAAAGACCAGGTATTGCATATTTCATTCAACAAATTTGGCTTCAAAATGGGCGGTAACTTTGTGAACGTTTACTCGGATTACAATGTACAGCCCGGATTTCCGCCTAAGTATTTCGACAATACCTTCCTGAAATACGATTCTGCCTTCGATAAACAGGCACATGCTTACTGGGATAGCATTCGCCCGGTACCACTGGAGCCGGCCGAAGTGAAAGACTATCATGTAAAAGACAGCATCGCAAAAGCGGAGAAAGATTCAGCTACTTCCCGTTATCATCTCGATAGCTTACAAAAAAAACAAAAACGGGTGAAAACTATGGATGTGCTATGGGGAGGCGTTACGCATAAGTATTATTTCCACCGCGACAGCAGCATACAGTATCATACACTCAGGGTAAAAGGACTGGCCCAATCGCTGAAGTACAACACAGTGGAAGGACTTGCACTGGCAGTAGAACCTACGGTTACGTTCAATACCGGCGAAGAAAGTAATCTGCGTATCTCGCCGTTTTTCCGGTACGGATTGAGCAATACTCACTTTAACGCCTATACGCAAATTGATTTCAGTAACACGAGTAAAGTGCACAAGCGCTTCGGCCGCAACGACTGGATGCTGGCAGGAGGGAAGCGCGTATCACAATTCAATCAGGATAATCCGATCGATAATATCGCCAACGAATTTTACACGCTGTTGCTGAAAGAAAACTATATGAAGTTGTACGAGAACTGGTTCGGTCAGTTGCGCTACAGCCGTACGTTTCAGTCGAACAGCCGCCTTTCCCTGGGCGCTGTTTATGAAAGCAGGATGCCGTTGGAGAACACTACTGATTTTGTATTTTTTAAGAACGACAGGAAACAATTCACGCCTAATCATCCATACGAGCTGGCCGATGTTCCTTTCGAAAAGCACGAGGCCCTGATAGTGGACGCCAGCTTTACTTTCCAGCCGGGGCAACAGTTCGTGGAGCTGCCCGACAGAAAAATCCCCATCGGTTCAAAATATCCCACATTCAAAATATCCTACACCAAAGGGATTCCGGATGTGGCCCATAGCATAGTCGATTTCGACAAATGGAACTTTTCTGTACAGGACAATATGAACTTCAAACTGTTGGGCGAGTTCCGTTATCATGTTGCAGTAGGCGGTTTCCTCAACGACAGAAACGTGCAGATACCCGACTATCAGCATTTTAATGGTAATCAAACGTTCTACAACCTGAAATATCTGAACAGTTTTCAGCTGGCGCCTTATTACAGGTACAGCACTACTGCACCTTTTTATGTGATGGCTAATGCAGAGCATCATTTCAATGGCCTGCTGACGAATAAAATTCCATTGTTTAACAGGCTGAAATGGAACCTGGTGGCAGGTGCCAACGCCTTCTATGTAAACAGTAATAATAATTATGTGGAGGTATTCGGCGGCATCGAAAATATCCTGAAAGTGATCAGGGTAGATGTTGTGGCGGGCTACCAGAGCCAGGCCGATACCAGGGTCGGTGTGCGCGTTGGGTTCGGAGGAATATTCGGAAATCTCATCAAACCGCGCTAACTACAATGGTGATCTATCTGCCGGCCGTTAGATTTTTACTGATCTTCTGCGTGCCCTGATATCTTTCTTTTCATCAAAGAAATAAGCAAGCAGTCTGTAGATCCAAATTCCGATGATAGCGTAAACGAAGTAAGTAATGTAGATACTCATAACCTATGTTTTTCGGGATGAACAATTTGTTTGTTGAGTACCTGTTTTCAAAAAGGATGCCAACCGGAAAAGTCCCTTTGCTATTAGATGTTAGCCATTTGTTAACGGAGGGGAGATTTTATTATGGTTGTTTTATTTAATATAATGGAACATAATATCCACTGCATTTAGCTGGGACTAAAATCTCTTTTTCCGTATCTTTGCAGCCATTCTGAAAATGAAGTTTTGTTCACAAGGCAAGTGTCCTTAAAATTTCAAATAAATATGGCATTACACAACAGAGTATCAGCCGCCGAGCTGAAGCAACGGCTGGCGCAGGAAACAATCAAACGCGTTACCATCTCCTTCTATCAGTACGCGAAAATTCAGGACCCGCAGGCTTTCCGCGACAATTTGTACGAATCTCTCTTTAAGCTGGATACATTCGGGCGTATTTATGTGGCGCATGAAGGTATCAACGCACAAATAAGCGTACCTGAACATCATTTGGAAGCATTTAAGGAAGTGATCTACGCTATTGATTTCCTTCATGGTATCAGGCTAAATATTGCAGTAGATGATGATGGAAAATCTTTCTTCGTGCTGAAGATCAAAGTGCGTGAGAAGATCGTGGCGGATGGTATCACCGACCCTACTTTCGACATGGATAACCGCGGTAAGTATGTGGATGCACAGGCCTTCAATGAGCTCACCAACGATCCGGAAACCGTGGTGGTAGATATGCGCAATCACTATGAGTATGAAGTCGGGCATTTCCAGGGCGCTATTGAAATCCCTTCCGATACTTTCAGGGATCAGCTTCCAATGGCGGTAGATATGCTGGCGGATAAAAAAGATAAGAATATCATTATGTACTGTACCGGAGGCATTCGTTGTGAAAAAGCCTCTGCCTACATGTTACACAATGGTTTTAAAAATGTATTCCACCTCGAAGGCGGTATTATTGAATACACCAATAAGGCGCGCCAACAAGGGCTCCCTGTTAAATTCAAAGGCAAGAACTTTGTTTTCGACGACAGGCTGGGCGAGCGCATCAGCGATGATGTTCTTAGTCATTGTCATCAATGCGGCGCCCCATGCGATACGCATACGAACTGCCTGAATGATGGCTGCCATCTGCTATTTATCCAGTGCGAATCCTGCGCAAAAAAATACGATGGATGCTGCAGCGAAGCCTGCCAGACTACACACGCCTTGCCCGCAGAAGAACAGGCCGAATTACGCAAAGGCGTTAGCAAAGGCCTGATGTTCAATAAATCAAGAAGAAGAAGACTTTAATAACCAAGCCGGATATTAACTGACAGCAATCAGCCCCTGATTTTATAAGATGCCAAAGGCATTATAAAATCAGGGGCTGATTAGCGTTAGTTTTTTTAATCCAATTTTAATATTATCTTAACGCCAAATTAAAATAAAAAATCCGCCCCGCGTTGTTTCTTCTCGGCAGGGCGGAGTAGTATGATCATAAAATTGAACGACGGGCTAGCACCGCCAGGTCCGTTTCTTATGACCATCTATCAACCTATATGCGAACTAAAAAATTGCAATTGTTAAGAGTTGGTTAATACAGCTTTCCTGTATGTTCTGTAGAATATCATGAGAGCTGTCAGCAGCACTACTATCATTGCTGTGATCAAACCATCATTTTCAAAGCTGTTCCTTGAGATATTGCCTGAATCAGGCCTGCATCAATTATTACCACAGGACAATTATAGCCCTGTACACCCAGTCCGATAGACTCATTCAGGGGGGGCTTTTGGCCCGGGATACTATGAAAGACCCTAATAAAGATGACTCCGTTTCGCATACAAATATCTAAGTTTGCCCCTGCAGAAGTTCCAAAGTTCATATGATTAACGTGTAAAGAATGAATTCCCCCTATACCATGGGAACGAAATAATTTTTTTTCTTCCCGATTCCGGTATTATTTACCTAATCTTTCAAAGCATTATAGATTGGCAATTGATTTTTGGAGATGACATTCTCATTTTCCTTCAACCCAGCAGCCAGATAGGTTACAGTACCGACGGTTTTTATTACTTCCACTTCACGAATGGCAATATTGAACTTGTCACGGAACACCAGTACATAATTCTTACTGTTATCAAAGATGACAGCCGCAGCAGGTATCACTATTTTCTCATCCCTGACCAGCCTTGCGGTATCAATCCGTATATTTTTCATCATCGAGTCGCTAAGCACAAACGTT
The genomic region above belongs to Chitinophaga sp. 180180018-3 and contains:
- a CDS encoding OsmC family protein, whose protein sequence is MKIALQRVDDGFNMEAVDEGGHKVLMDSSEENGGKNNGVRPMQMVIMGLGGCSAIDVLMILKKQRQEVTDFRIEIEAEREKGKEPSLWETAHIVFHFKGNIDADKAARAVELSMNKYCSVAETLRQGNTKLTWEVKLNA
- a CDS encoding rhodanese-related sulfurtransferase, producing the protein MALHNRVSAAELKQRLAQETIKRVTISFYQYAKIQDPQAFRDNLYESLFKLDTFGRIYVAHEGINAQISVPEHHLEAFKEVIYAIDFLHGIRLNIAVDDDGKSFFVLKIKVREKIVADGITDPTFDMDNRGKYVDAQAFNELTNDPETVVVDMRNHYEYEVGHFQGAIEIPSDTFRDQLPMAVDMLADKKDKNIIMYCTGGIRCEKASAYMLHNGFKNVFHLEGGIIEYTNKARQQGLPVKFKGKNFVFDDRLGERISDDVLSHCHQCGAPCDTHTNCLNDGCHLLFIQCESCAKKYDGCCSEACQTTHALPAEEQAELRKGVSKGLMFNKSRRRRL
- a CDS encoding DUF5686 family protein; amino-acid sequence: MIKLLSALFCILFTFHCQANTVKGRVTDDKDHPLPFATIFIKGTTNGTTTNAAGQYQLELAPGQYTVVCQYIGYRRTELQLTVDAPSQTLDFHLLPVNMQIREVVVKAGAEDPAYAIIRAAIKKRRFYQEQVKEYTCMSYIKGTIGMNGVPNRFLGKKVDKTDMGVDSAGKGMVFLSESVTKISARLPDRIKLEVISSRKSGGGFGLSFPAIISFYDNNVAAVITQMGPRGYISPIAENALAYYKYRLEGTFVEDGRTVNKIQVIPRRKQEPLFSGYIFITDGDWRIHSTDLILTSEYQLELMDSLEIRQTHVPVTADIWRVKDQVLHISFNKFGFKMGGNFVNVYSDYNVQPGFPPKYFDNTFLKYDSAFDKQAHAYWDSIRPVPLEPAEVKDYHVKDSIAKAEKDSATSRYHLDSLQKKQKRVKTMDVLWGGVTHKYYFHRDSSIQYHTLRVKGLAQSLKYNTVEGLALAVEPTVTFNTGEESNLRISPFFRYGLSNTHFNAYTQIDFSNTSKVHKRFGRNDWMLAGGKRVSQFNQDNPIDNIANEFYTLLLKENYMKLYENWFGQLRYSRTFQSNSRLSLGAVYESRMPLENTTDFVFFKNDRKQFTPNHPYELADVPFEKHEALIVDASFTFQPGQQFVELPDRKIPIGSKYPTFKISYTKGIPDVAHSIVDFDKWNFSVQDNMNFKLLGEFRYHVAVGGFLNDRNVQIPDYQHFNGNQTFYNLKYLNSFQLAPYYRYSTTAPFYVMANAEHHFNGLLTNKIPLFNRLKWNLVAGANAFYVNSNNNYVEVFGGIENILKVIRVDVVAGYQSQADTRVGVRVGFGGIFGNLIKPR
- a CDS encoding O-succinylhomoserine sulfhydrylase, whose product is MSYDKHQYQPDTNAVRIQTPKTDQMEHSSPMFLTSSFCYDNAEEMRATFADEVERNIYSRFSNPNVDEFIQKMCALEGGEDGYATASGMSAIFASFMALLKAGDHLLSSRSVFGSTHTVITKFLPKWGIETSYFDMNDPGSIEAMIRPNTRMIFVETPSNPGLEIIDLELLANIANKHNIVLNVDNCFATPVLQRPLALGAHLVTHSATKWIDGQGRVLGGVIVGNKELIKEIHTFCRSTGPAMSPFNAWVLSKSLETLFVRMERHSGSALKLAQTLESNPHLLSVKYPLLPSHPQYNIATKQMTGGGGIVCFELKGGLEQGVRFLDSLKLLSLTANLGDSRSIASHPASTTHAKLSPEEKAIAGITPGLIRISVGLENIKDITEDIEQALEASSR